A region from the Geobacter benzoatilyticus genome encodes:
- the tssK gene encoding type VI secretion system baseplate subunit TssK → MTAHPPLHWHQGLFLQPQHFQLLDLSIQGRLAPLFNHLHPHFWGAGELEIEESALGTGIFSILSGEFLFPDGTWAVLGENALCEPRSFDGAWLEGDKPLMVSVGIRKWQEAGENVTTVEQLEGLSAVSTRFASPMDPEEARDLHAGGPPGQVKRLRHVLKIFWDSEREQLGDWHLIPVARLERFGAEVRLSRRFIPPSLALEASEPLFRIVREIRDQVAARGRQLEEHKKQRGIQNAEFGSRDLVYLLALRSLNRHVPLLFHLTEARRVHPWDAYGALRQLIGELASFSERVSALGELEDGIRLLPPYDHRALGECFAAARDLIAQLLDEITAGPDYVIRLIHDGTFYSADLKPTVFDGGNRYYLALRTKEEPASFLPSLGTAAKLSAREHLPVLAARALPGIELAHLPIPPQELPRRSDTHYLALDATGDQWPLVEREHTLALYWTSAPADLEVELMVVAKG, encoded by the coding sequence ATGACCGCCCATCCACCCCTTCACTGGCACCAGGGACTCTTTCTCCAGCCCCAGCACTTTCAACTCCTGGACCTGTCGATCCAGGGACGCCTCGCCCCCCTTTTCAACCACCTCCACCCCCATTTCTGGGGTGCTGGAGAACTTGAAATCGAAGAGAGCGCCCTCGGCACGGGGATCTTCAGCATCCTTTCGGGGGAGTTCCTTTTCCCCGACGGCACTTGGGCGGTTTTGGGCGAAAACGCCCTCTGCGAGCCCCGCTCCTTCGACGGAGCATGGCTTGAGGGGGATAAGCCCCTCATGGTCTCCGTGGGTATCCGCAAATGGCAGGAGGCGGGAGAAAACGTCACCACGGTGGAGCAGTTGGAGGGGCTTTCGGCGGTCTCAACCCGCTTCGCCTCCCCCATGGACCCGGAGGAAGCCAGGGATCTCCACGCCGGAGGCCCTCCGGGACAGGTGAAACGACTGCGCCACGTCCTGAAGATTTTCTGGGACAGCGAGCGGGAGCAGCTGGGGGACTGGCACCTGATTCCCGTGGCCCGGCTGGAGCGCTTCGGCGCCGAGGTGCGCCTCTCCCGCCGCTTCATCCCTCCCTCCCTCGCCCTGGAAGCCAGCGAGCCCCTCTTCCGCATCGTGCGGGAGATCCGGGATCAGGTGGCGGCCCGGGGGCGGCAACTGGAAGAGCACAAGAAGCAGCGCGGTATCCAGAACGCCGAGTTCGGCTCCCGGGATCTGGTCTACCTCCTGGCGCTCCGCTCCCTGAACCGCCACGTGCCGCTCCTCTTCCACCTGACCGAGGCCCGGCGGGTCCACCCCTGGGACGCCTATGGCGCCCTGCGCCAGCTCATCGGCGAGCTGGCCTCCTTCTCGGAGCGGGTCTCCGCCCTTGGGGAACTGGAAGACGGTATCAGGCTCCTTCCCCCTTACGACCACCGGGCATTGGGAGAGTGCTTCGCCGCGGCCCGGGACCTGATCGCCCAGCTTCTGGACGAGATCACCGCCGGCCCCGACTACGTGATCCGGCTTATCCATGACGGCACCTTCTACAGCGCAGACCTGAAACCGACGGTCTTCGACGGCGGCAACCGCTACTACCTGGCCCTGCGGACGAAAGAGGAGCCGGCATCCTTCCTCCCGTCCCTTGGCACCGCCGCAAAACTCAGCGCACGGGAGCACCTCCCCGTCCTGGCGGCCCGTGCCCTTCCCGGCATTGAGCTTGCCCACCTGCCGATTCCGCCCCAGGAGCTGCCGCGCCGCTCCGACACCCACTACTTAGCCCTGGACGCCACGGGCGACCAGTGGCCCCTGGTGGAGCGGGAGCACACCCTGGCCCTCTACTGGACCAGCGCCCCCGCCGACCTGGAGGTGGAGCTGATGGTGGTGGCAAAGGGGTAG
- the tssE gene encoding type VI secretion system baseplate subunit TssE, which yields MREERLLERIRSFERDPARRGRTDYGRLVDSVLNHLRQILNTRQGSAPIAPDYGVPDFLDFLQTYPDSVREIERSIRTAIQTYEPRLQGVRVAFIPQEDDALALRFQITAHISGADGERVRFETVVDTDGKISVKR from the coding sequence GTGCGTGAGGAACGCCTTCTGGAACGGATTCGCTCCTTCGAGCGGGACCCGGCGCGACGCGGCCGGACCGATTACGGCCGCCTGGTTGATTCGGTGCTGAACCACCTGCGCCAGATCCTCAACACCCGCCAGGGGAGCGCCCCCATCGCCCCCGATTACGGCGTCCCCGATTTTCTCGACTTCCTCCAGACCTACCCCGACTCGGTGCGGGAGATCGAGCGGAGCATCCGCACCGCCATCCAGACCTACGAGCCCCGCCTCCAGGGGGTGCGGGTCGCCTTCATCCCCCAGGAGGACGACGCACTGGCGCTGCGCTTCCAGATTACCGCCCACATCTCCGGAGCGGATGGGGAAAGGGTCCGCTTCGAGACGGTCGTTGACACCGACGGCAAGATTTCCGTGAAACGATAG
- the tssF gene encoding type VI secretion system baseplate subunit TssF, giving the protein MITRHYQEELARLKELGSEFAGKHPALAPMLGGTSADPDVERLLEGVAFQTALLRQKLDDDFPELVHDMVRLVAPHYLRPIPATTIVAFEPKPSLAQSQIVPAGTVLASVPVEGTRCHFRTTSPVEMHPLALTDASFSQPAGKAPAVTLRFELAGTTLDQWQPKSLRLFPAAEQSDAAELHLLLSRFLSRIIITPAEGGKSAVLPPSFLKPAGFAGDEPLIPYPSHAFPGYRFLQEYLAAPRRFFFLDLTGWEQWTGRGAGTRFSVTFELRSAPAQPPRVNRESFALFATPAINLFPHDADPILLDHRKEHHLLRPATITPGHAEVFSVERVTAFDRGTSREYPLFPFEQFRTPAPDRPIYHTTIAASPFRDGCDVRLSLAYPPGSVPALGTTLSVALTCTNGRLPESLRVGDVSHPTMDVPAFAAFRNITPITPSVPPPLGPNLLWRLLSAIPLSRLSLAHADNLRECLGLYLFPGGDRTLLAANRRRIEGIERVATRPADRIVRGAPMRGLEIRIDARGDHFAGPGDLFLFGSVLDEFLAGSATLNTFTRLTIRETVRGEEYQWPPRAGYQPLL; this is encoded by the coding sequence ATGATTACCCGTCATTATCAGGAAGAGCTGGCCCGCCTCAAGGAACTGGGGAGCGAGTTCGCCGGGAAGCACCCGGCCCTGGCGCCGATGCTGGGGGGCACCTCGGCCGACCCGGACGTGGAACGGCTCCTGGAGGGAGTCGCCTTCCAGACGGCGCTCCTGCGCCAGAAACTGGATGACGACTTCCCCGAGCTGGTCCACGACATGGTCCGGCTGGTGGCTCCCCACTACCTGCGCCCCATTCCCGCCACCACCATCGTCGCCTTCGAGCCGAAGCCTTCCCTCGCGCAGAGCCAGATTGTCCCGGCCGGGACGGTGCTCGCCTCGGTCCCGGTGGAGGGAACCCGCTGCCACTTCCGGACCACAAGCCCCGTGGAGATGCACCCCCTCGCCCTGACCGACGCCTCTTTCAGCCAGCCGGCGGGCAAGGCCCCCGCCGTTACCCTAAGGTTCGAGCTTGCCGGCACCACCCTCGACCAGTGGCAGCCGAAATCCCTCCGCCTCTTCCCGGCCGCCGAACAGTCCGACGCGGCGGAACTCCATCTCCTCCTCTCCCGCTTCCTCTCCCGAATCATCATCACCCCCGCCGAGGGGGGGAAGAGCGCCGTCCTGCCTCCCTCCTTCCTCAAACCGGCGGGATTCGCCGGGGACGAGCCCCTCATCCCCTATCCGTCCCATGCTTTCCCCGGCTACCGGTTTCTTCAAGAATACCTGGCAGCCCCGCGCCGGTTCTTCTTCCTGGATCTGACCGGCTGGGAGCAGTGGACCGGGCGGGGCGCCGGCACCCGCTTCAGTGTCACCTTCGAGTTGCGGAGCGCCCCGGCCCAGCCCCCCAGGGTGAACCGGGAGAGCTTTGCCCTCTTCGCGACCCCGGCCATCAACCTCTTTCCCCACGATGCGGACCCGATCCTCCTGGACCACCGGAAAGAGCACCACCTCCTGCGGCCGGCAACTATAACGCCGGGACACGCCGAGGTTTTTTCCGTGGAACGAGTCACCGCCTTCGACCGCGGCACCTCCCGGGAGTACCCCCTCTTCCCCTTCGAGCAGTTCCGGACGCCGGCCCCCGACCGCCCCATCTACCATACCACCATCGCGGCATCCCCCTTCAGGGACGGCTGCGACGTCCGGCTCTCCCTCGCCTACCCGCCGGGAAGCGTCCCGGCCCTGGGGACGACCCTGTCTGTTGCCCTCACCTGCACCAACGGCAGGCTCCCGGAAAGCCTCCGGGTCGGCGACGTCAGCCACCCCACCATGGATGTGCCCGCCTTTGCCGCGTTTCGCAACATCACCCCCATCACCCCGTCGGTTCCCCCGCCCCTGGGGCCGAACCTCCTCTGGAGGCTCCTCTCGGCAATCCCCCTGAGCCGCCTCTCTCTGGCCCACGCCGACAACCTGCGGGAATGCCTCGGGCTCTACCTCTTCCCCGGCGGCGACCGGACCCTCCTTGCGGCAAACCGGCGCCGTATCGAGGGGATTGAACGGGTCGCGACCCGCCCCGCGGACCGCATCGTGCGCGGCGCCCCCATGCGGGGGCTTGAAATCCGGATCGACGCCCGGGGCGACCACTTCGCCGGACCCGGCGACCTCTTTCTCTTCGGGTCGGTCCTGGACGAGTTCCTGGCGGGAAGCGCCACCCTCAACACCTTCACGCGCCTTACCATCCGCGAAACCGTGCGGGGAGAGGAGTACCAGTGGCCACCGAGAGCCGGATACCAGCCACTCCTCTAG
- the tssG gene encoding type VI secretion system baseplate subunit TssG: MATESRIPATPLERDILARGHEFSFLQVMRILELLAERGGNRTPVEVLPKLSFGFPASDVAEVERRGDGYRVTATFLGLYGQATPLPSFYTEELLDEEAADSSASRDFLDIVNRHLYALFAEAARKYRIFFQLDERRNGAVEERLHSLGGHGDGTLRAGLPEPRSLLRYTGLFAQHPRSALGLRTLLADALCAPVEVISAVSRTMALPPEEQACLGTVGTLGMDTFLGSEIPDRSGMFRIEVGPLDRDRFAALLPGTPERKRLDLLVDLYISDPLAYEIELILAPGEAPQAMLGSGIRLGWDVWMTSGEDMGKVSVSFPGGV, translated from the coding sequence GTGGCCACCGAGAGCCGGATACCAGCCACTCCTCTAGAACGGGATATCCTCGCCCGGGGGCACGAGTTCTCCTTCCTCCAGGTGATGCGGATTCTGGAACTCCTCGCCGAGCGGGGAGGAAACCGGACGCCCGTGGAGGTGCTCCCCAAGCTATCCTTCGGCTTTCCTGCCTCGGACGTGGCCGAAGTAGAGCGGCGCGGCGACGGCTACCGGGTCACCGCCACGTTTCTGGGGCTCTACGGCCAGGCGACCCCCCTCCCCTCCTTCTACACCGAAGAACTCCTCGACGAGGAGGCGGCCGACAGCAGCGCCAGCCGGGATTTTCTCGACATCGTGAACCGGCACCTCTACGCCCTTTTTGCGGAAGCGGCCCGGAAGTACCGCATCTTTTTCCAACTGGACGAGCGCCGGAACGGAGCGGTCGAGGAAAGGCTTCACTCCCTGGGTGGACACGGCGACGGGACGCTCCGGGCGGGACTACCCGAACCCCGCTCGCTGCTGCGCTACACGGGGCTCTTCGCCCAGCATCCCCGGTCGGCCCTGGGGCTGCGGACCCTTCTGGCCGATGCGCTCTGCGCCCCGGTGGAGGTAATTTCCGCCGTCTCCCGCACTATGGCCTTGCCTCCGGAGGAACAAGCCTGCCTCGGCACGGTGGGCACCCTCGGCATGGACACATTTCTCGGCTCCGAGATCCCGGACCGCTCCGGCATGTTCCGCATCGAGGTGGGCCCCCTCGACCGCGACCGCTTCGCCGCGCTCCTCCCCGGCACCCCGGAGCGCAAGCGCCTCGACCTCCTTGTCGACCTATACATCAGCGACCCCCTCGCCTACGAAATCGAACTGATCCTAGCCCCCGGCGAGGCCCCGCAGGCCATGCTCGGCAGCGGCATCCGGCTCGGGTGGGATGTATGGATGACGTCAGGCGAGGATATGGGGAAGGTGTCGGTGAGCTTTCCCGGCGGGGTGTGA
- the tssI gene encoding type VI secretion system tip protein TssI/VgrG, with the protein MSDGSSTRYFFDVPDVNDAFSVLSFSAREGISSPFEVNLSVVCDTTVTGDMVLGREGLLTIVNEPVAEYSPTGVPAQVDTNRYFHGVISRFTFMGTIGNDLNQYTIRLVPDLWFLSLEKDCRIFQNKSVKEIVTTILAEAMIDAGRFDFRTRGDEVKLEYCTQFNETDLHFISRLLAREGIFYFFEHTPEKHVVVFGNDPGNYLYLKGQREIPFNPSGGLNAAEEAITSLTFSQRSQTDSVAHTDFDYTNPPVNLETTKKEGQEVKRQVYAYPGAYNDHKRGARLAQIRHEELTALNDKAVAMSSCARLVAGATFNLTRFDKQSLNKEYLIVTLEHTGSQPQAAGEFGGDGGGFVYVNGFTAIDAKLAIRPKSIPKPPAPGTQSAIVVGTKGEEIETDEFGRVKVQFHWDREGQRDANSSCSIRVAQSWAGGGWGALFIPRIGDEVLVDFIDGDLDRPIIVGCVYNAENIPIYNAKENKTRSGFRTKSHKGKGFNELRFEDAGGAEEVYLHGQKDLTIEVKNNETKTVGNVIVNHAGKTATISAGEQLKLICGASSIVLDKSGKIVIHGKEVFATGTGSLHLDGKPIKMNMGGTAGATATAPAMKAAPAAKAAGAKALAAKPARPVRKLSPAEQGKKERRAGRFKLIADARRKAHYMNGPQKNKVLKAAADFEQNIDGAEMAVLSRDAYHYYDKDIKMEGPPIGWGRGSENLKQLSTVNATLDMVAPKDSQFRAEVYFPDPDVLGPNAKPVIAFKGTDPGNYQDLLADVSQSRGWNTEYYKRAIKLAETVNAATGGNVKATGHSLGGGEAEAVGIVTGMPAITFNPAGVHEKTVALYGKTRADGKHVLDYIVQGEILNGAQDNSKKIGAALLGVNPALGASILANPLPTHVGKEIPLPGNFDINGNTVPRWAGAKHSINAAISGIEAVKTRDQKTLQHAVGG; encoded by the coding sequence ATGTCCGACGGTTCAAGCACCCGGTACTTCTTCGATGTGCCTGACGTCAATGACGCGTTTTCGGTCCTGAGCTTTTCGGCCAGGGAGGGGATTTCATCCCCCTTCGAGGTGAATCTCTCGGTGGTCTGCGACACGACCGTCACCGGCGACATGGTACTGGGGCGCGAGGGGCTGCTGACCATCGTCAACGAGCCGGTTGCCGAGTATTCACCGACCGGCGTCCCCGCCCAGGTGGACACCAACCGCTACTTCCATGGCGTGATCAGCAGGTTCACCTTCATGGGAACGATCGGCAACGATCTCAACCAGTACACCATCCGGCTCGTCCCCGATCTATGGTTTCTCTCCCTCGAAAAGGACTGCCGCATCTTTCAGAACAAGAGTGTGAAGGAGATTGTCACCACCATCCTCGCGGAAGCCATGATCGATGCCGGCCGCTTCGACTTCCGCACCAGGGGAGATGAGGTTAAGCTGGAATACTGCACCCAGTTCAACGAAACGGACCTCCACTTTATCTCCCGACTCCTGGCCCGCGAGGGGATCTTCTACTTCTTCGAGCACACCCCGGAGAAGCATGTGGTGGTCTTCGGCAACGACCCCGGCAACTATCTCTACCTCAAGGGACAGCGGGAGATCCCCTTCAACCCCTCCGGCGGCCTCAACGCCGCAGAAGAAGCGATCACAAGCCTCACCTTCTCCCAGCGGAGCCAGACCGACTCGGTCGCCCACACGGACTTCGACTACACCAACCCGCCGGTGAACCTGGAGACAACTAAAAAAGAGGGGCAGGAGGTGAAGCGGCAGGTCTACGCCTACCCCGGGGCCTACAACGACCACAAAAGGGGAGCCCGGCTCGCCCAGATCCGCCACGAAGAGCTTACCGCCCTAAACGACAAGGCCGTCGCCATGAGCAGCTGCGCGCGGCTCGTGGCCGGGGCCACCTTTAACCTGACCCGCTTCGACAAGCAGAGCCTCAACAAGGAGTACCTCATCGTCACCCTCGAGCACACGGGCTCCCAGCCCCAGGCCGCCGGAGAGTTTGGCGGAGACGGCGGGGGCTTCGTCTACGTGAACGGCTTCACCGCCATCGACGCGAAACTGGCCATCCGCCCGAAGAGCATCCCCAAGCCGCCGGCCCCCGGCACCCAAAGCGCCATCGTTGTCGGCACCAAGGGGGAAGAGATCGAAACCGACGAGTTCGGCCGGGTGAAAGTCCAGTTCCACTGGGATCGGGAAGGGCAGCGGGACGCCAACAGCTCCTGCTCCATCCGGGTCGCCCAGAGCTGGGCCGGCGGCGGCTGGGGGGCGCTCTTCATCCCCCGCATCGGCGACGAGGTGCTGGTGGATTTCATCGACGGCGACCTGGACCGCCCCATCATCGTCGGCTGCGTCTACAACGCCGAGAACATCCCCATCTACAACGCGAAGGAAAACAAGACCCGCAGCGGCTTCCGGACCAAGAGCCACAAGGGGAAGGGGTTCAACGAACTGCGCTTCGAGGACGCCGGGGGCGCCGAGGAGGTCTACCTCCACGGCCAGAAGGATCTGACCATCGAGGTGAAAAACAACGAGACGAAGACCGTGGGCAATGTCATCGTGAACCACGCCGGGAAGACCGCCACCATCAGCGCGGGAGAACAGCTGAAGCTGATCTGCGGCGCCTCCAGCATCGTCCTGGACAAGAGCGGCAAGATCGTCATCCACGGCAAGGAAGTGTTCGCCACCGGCACCGGCTCCCTGCACCTGGACGGCAAGCCGATCAAGATGAACATGGGTGGCACGGCGGGAGCCACCGCCACGGCCCCGGCCATGAAGGCGGCGCCGGCGGCCAAAGCGGCGGGGGCCAAGGCCCTGGCTGCAAAACCGGCGCGGCCAGTGAGGAAACTCTCTCCCGCCGAGCAGGGGAAGAAGGAGCGGCGCGCGGGGCGGTTCAAACTTATTGCCGATGCCCGCCGCAAGGCCCACTACATGAATGGACCGCAGAAAAACAAGGTTCTCAAAGCTGCGGCCGATTTCGAGCAAAACATCGACGGGGCGGAGATGGCCGTGCTGTCGCGGGACGCCTATCACTACTACGACAAGGACATCAAGATGGAGGGGCCGCCGATCGGGTGGGGCCGGGGGAGCGAAAACCTGAAGCAGCTGTCCACCGTCAACGCTACCCTTGACATGGTGGCACCGAAAGATTCGCAATTCCGCGCCGAGGTCTACTTTCCAGACCCTGACGTCCTGGGTCCCAACGCCAAACCGGTCATTGCTTTCAAGGGGACCGATCCCGGCAATTATCAGGATTTACTGGCAGACGTTTCTCAGTCGCGGGGATGGAATACAGAATATTATAAACGTGCCATAAAACTAGCTGAAACTGTTAATGCCGCCACCGGCGGTAATGTGAAAGCGACTGGCCACTCCCTGGGAGGTGGTGAAGCCGAGGCAGTTGGCATCGTAACCGGAATGCCCGCCATCACCTTCAACCCCGCAGGAGTCCATGAAAAAACCGTTGCTCTGTATGGCAAAACCCGAGCCGACGGCAAACATGTGCTCGACTACATCGTTCAGGGTGAAATACTCAATGGCGCCCAAGACAACTCCAAGAAAATCGGCGCTGCCCTGCTTGGCGTGAACCCAGCTCTTGGCGCCAGTATCTTGGCAAATCCGCTACCAACCCATGTAGGAAAAGAAATTCCGTTACCCGGCAATTTTGACATCAATGGCAACACTGTTCCCAGATGGGCTGGAGCGAAACATTCCATCAATGCAGCCATCAGCGGCATAGAAGCCGTCAAGACGCGGGACCAGAAAACTCTGCAACACGCGGTGGGGGGGTGA
- a CDS encoding ankyrin repeat domain-containing protein, with translation MKLQPEKYFDGEMLELGRAIVANDEDKIESLIKSRVDPNAYGKQGITPLIFALGNRKMDALQTLLKNGADPNKRIDAPDAPPGVQGESAVTFVAGAPDNEYLATLLDHGGDPNAKNIDGEPILIRMIYTDPANYIGMKMLLDRKADINITDAGGATLLMNLTILKDFEHAYYLLEKGADFRIKDGTGYGPEIHIYQYKIDPKAFPKAYEWQRKCQEFLAARGVKDPGPLRPKVLTAEEEEENKKLLDEMFEKDAKRREEYQKNQDK, from the coding sequence ATGAAGCTGCAACCGGAAAAATACTTTGATGGGGAGATGCTGGAGTTGGGTCGTGCCATAGTTGCCAACGATGAAGACAAAATCGAATCGCTCATCAAGTCCAGAGTTGATCCCAACGCTTACGGAAAACAAGGAATCACCCCCTTGATCTTCGCCTTGGGAAACAGGAAGATGGACGCTCTTCAGACGCTTCTCAAAAACGGAGCTGATCCCAACAAACGTATCGATGCTCCAGACGCACCTCCAGGCGTCCAAGGGGAAAGTGCGGTGACTTTTGTTGCCGGAGCACCCGACAACGAATACTTGGCCACCCTCCTCGATCATGGTGGCGATCCAAATGCAAAAAACATTGATGGTGAGCCGATTTTGATCAGGATGATCTATACGGATCCAGCTAATTACATTGGAATGAAGATGCTGCTTGACCGGAAGGCAGATATCAACATAACCGATGCCGGTGGAGCGACACTGTTGATGAATCTGACGATACTGAAGGATTTTGAGCATGCATATTATCTGCTGGAAAAAGGGGCTGATTTCCGGATTAAAGACGGAACCGGGTACGGCCCCGAGATTCATATCTATCAATACAAAATCGACCCCAAGGCCTTCCCTAAAGCCTACGAATGGCAACGCAAATGCCAGGAGTTCCTTGCTGCCCGAGGCGTGAAGGATCCAGGGCCTCTGAGGCCGAAAGTTCTTACAGCCGAGGAAGAGGAAGAAAACAAAAAGTTACTCGACGAGATGTTTGAGAAAGATGCCAAGCGGCGCGAGGAGTATCAGAAAAACCAAGACAAGTAA
- a CDS encoding PAAR domain-containing protein, which produces MAKPAARLGDMHTCPAREGKKPHKGGPIIEGSPDVLIEGKPAARVGDKAQCEAGGPDTIVQGAPMVLINGRPAAIIGSKTAHGGVVVAGAGDVLIG; this is translated from the coding sequence ATGGCAAAACCCGCTGCCCGCCTGGGCGACATGCACACCTGCCCCGCCCGTGAAGGAAAAAAACCCCACAAGGGAGGGCCGATTATCGAAGGCTCACCGGATGTCCTAATCGAGGGGAAACCCGCCGCCCGCGTGGGGGACAAGGCGCAGTGCGAGGCCGGCGGCCCCGACACCATCGTCCAGGGGGCTCCCATGGTTCTCATCAACGGCAGGCCAGCCGCCATCATCGGGAGCAAGACCGCCCACGGCGGAGTGGTGGTGGCCGGGGCCGGGGACGTCCTCATCGGCTGA